The following proteins are co-located in the Shouchella hunanensis genome:
- a CDS encoding helix-turn-helix domain-containing protein, whose translation MELGRTIKYYRIKHNMTQAELADGICSIPHLSKIENSIYNANFGTAALLLERLGINIEEEYAQHSEIKHTLDAFIEAIQFADEEKALEYYESLLDKETVIPRTNYRNMYHLYMMRYHLMNGHLTLAFKDWSIVDKNRSNLDPIEELSAELFYGIYLVELGRLKEAKQLLLSIKNAEHSSHYLFAREIAFILSHCYTELNEPEKAIIYAKEALYLFKQEDNYIRTAQSQMVLGINYTQLNMLEESLRVFKVLLRNSRLFGQQSLYFQATYNYGILLKKSGDYEASHDCFLQCTNFYEPSSKNYLYARLADVEVLFLLNAEKTSIRDILVEIIEQSVTQAHERLELQARYYMYRLESSEQLYHFIETELLPHLERLESHAELLPYARELAHWYQQNGHYEKANEYLQKYSSISTKKDLSMV comes from the coding sequence GTGGAGCTAGGTAGAACAATTAAGTACTACCGGATTAAACATAACATGACACAAGCTGAACTCGCTGATGGTATATGTTCTATTCCACATTTAAGCAAAATTGAAAATTCAATATATAATGCTAATTTCGGGACTGCAGCACTACTTTTAGAAAGACTCGGAATTAATATTGAAGAAGAATATGCCCAGCACTCAGAAATTAAACACACGCTCGATGCGTTTATAGAAGCCATTCAATTCGCTGACGAAGAGAAAGCACTTGAATACTATGAATCGCTTCTTGATAAAGAAACGGTTATACCGCGGACCAATTATCGTAATATGTATCATTTGTACATGATGCGCTACCATTTAATGAACGGTCATTTAACTCTCGCATTTAAAGATTGGAGTATTGTCGACAAGAACAGGAGTAATCTCGATCCTATTGAAGAACTTTCCGCCGAGTTGTTCTATGGCATTTATTTAGTTGAACTCGGACGACTTAAAGAAGCTAAACAGCTATTGCTTAGTATTAAAAATGCAGAACATTCATCACACTATCTTTTCGCTCGAGAAATCGCATTTATTTTATCCCATTGTTATACCGAATTAAACGAGCCTGAAAAAGCCATTATTTATGCAAAAGAAGCACTTTACCTATTTAAACAAGAAGATAATTATATACGCACTGCCCAATCACAAATGGTGTTAGGCATTAATTATACACAGTTAAATATGCTCGAAGAATCCCTTCGTGTGTTTAAAGTCCTCTTGCGTAATTCGCGACTATTCGGTCAACAATCGCTTTATTTTCAAGCAACCTATAATTATGGCATCCTCTTAAAGAAAAGTGGCGATTACGAAGCGAGTCACGACTGTTTCTTGCAATGCACAAACTTTTATGAACCTTCTAGCAAAAACTACCTCTATGCTCGTTTAGCCGATGTAGAAGTGCTGTTTTTATTAAATGCCGAAAAAACGAGTATTCGTGACATATTAGTTGAAATAATTGAGCAAAGCGTTACACAGGCTCATGAACGATTAGAGCTCCAAGCACGTTATTATATGTATCGTCTTGAATCGTCTGAACAACTCTATCATTTTATAGAAACGGAATTGTTGCCGCATTTGGAACGATTAGAAAGCCATGCGGAATTGTTGCCCTATGCTCGAGAGTTAGCTCATTGGTACCAACAAAATGGACACTATGAGAAAGCCAATGAATACTTACAGAAATACTCTTCCATTTCGACGAAGAAAGATTTGTCCATGGTCTAA
- a CDS encoding S8 family peptidase: MNKKMGKIVAGTALIISVAFSSSIAQAAEEAKEKYLIGFKEQEVMSQFVDQIDGDEYSISSSQVEDVEIDLLHEFDFIPVLSVELDPQDVEALELDPAISYIEEDAEVTTMQTVPWGINRVQAPIAQSRGFTGTGVRVAVLDTGISNHADLRIRGGASFVPGEPNISDGNGHGTHVAGTIAALNNSIGVLGVAPNVDLYGVKVLGASGSGSISGIAQGLQWAANNGMHIANMSLGSSAGSATMEQAVNQATASGVLVVAASGNSGAGNVGFPARYANAMAVGATDQNNNRASFSQYGAGLDIVAPGVGVQSTVPGNGYSSFNGTSMATPHVAGVAALVKQKNPSWSNVQIRNHLKNTATNLGNTNQFGSGLVNAEAATR; encoded by the coding sequence TTGAATAAGAAAATGGGGAAAATTGTTGCCGGAACAGCACTAATTATATCAGTAGCATTTAGTTCATCAATCGCACAAGCAGCCGAGGAAGCGAAGGAAAAATACCTCATTGGCTTTAAGGAACAAGAAGTTATGTCCCAATTTGTTGACCAAATTGATGGAGATGAGTATTCTATTTCTTCTTCTCAAGTGGAAGATGTTGAAATTGATCTCCTTCATGAATTTGATTTTATTCCTGTTTTATCCGTTGAACTTGACCCACAAGATGTAGAAGCATTAGAGCTTGACCCTGCCATCTCCTATATAGAGGAAGATGCTGAGGTAACGACAATGCAAACCGTTCCATGGGGAATTAACCGTGTACAAGCTCCGATTGCTCAAAGCAGAGGATTCACAGGTACTGGAGTTCGTGTGGCTGTTTTAGACACAGGGATCTCAAATCACGCTGATTTAAGAATCCGTGGCGGCGCTAGTTTTGTACCAGGAGAGCCGAATATTAGTGATGGAAACGGTCATGGTACTCACGTTGCTGGTACAATTGCAGCGTTAAACAATTCAATTGGTGTACTCGGCGTAGCACCAAACGTTGATTTATATGGGGTTAAAGTGCTAGGAGCAAGTGGCTCTGGGTCAATCAGTGGTATTGCTCAAGGTTTACAATGGGCTGCAAATAATGGCATGCACATTGCAAACATGAGTTTAGGAAGTAGTGCTGGATCTGCAACAATGGAACAAGCTGTTAACCAAGCAACAGCAAGTGGCGTTCTTGTAGTTGCGGCTTCTGGTAACTCAGGTGCAGGAAATGTTGGATTCCCAGCACGCTATGCAAATGCGATGGCAGTAGGTGCAACAGATCAAAATAACAACCGCGCTAGCTTTTCTCAGTACGGAGCAGGTCTTGACATTGTAGCACCAGGTGTTGGTGTACAAAGTACGGTTCCTGGTAATGGATACTCAAGCTTCAATGGTACGTCTATGGCTACACCGCACGTTGCTGGTGTTGCTGCGTTAGTGAAGCAAAAGAATCCTTCTTGGTCAAATGTTCAAATTCGTAACCACCTTAAAAATACGGCAACAAACTTAGGAAATACAAATCAATTCGGAAGTGGTCTTGTTAACGCAGAAGCGGCAACACGTTAA
- the hflX gene encoding GTPase HflX, which yields MHETETRTIQDIIVVGVERQGDSHFDYGMEELENLARALDLNPVASLTQKLQTPNQATYLGSGKVTELSRLIDSFDVHLVIFNDELTPSQIRNLEKELEVTVYDRTMLILDIFGERAKTNEAQLQVEIARLKYLLPRLVGMRASLSRQGGSGSGLANRGAGETKLELDRRKIESRISALERELEVVVERRQTQRQKRKTEGIPVVALVGYTNAGKSSLLNAFVTEKQEKKVFEKDMLFATLDTSVRRVEMQKNLPFLLADTVGFVSKLPTHLVKAFRSTLEEAREADLLLHVVDYSSSHYKEMMRTTENTLKELEIDQPLLSVYNKMDRVETREWSTEKDEIFLSAKTGQGMDRLVESIQAKVFTHYIKKALHIPYEDSKAFAYVNEHTHILEQLEDDTGWYVETMMHEKHASVVTEYEKRD from the coding sequence ATGCATGAAACAGAAACAAGAACCATTCAAGATATTATTGTGGTAGGTGTTGAGCGTCAAGGAGACAGCCACTTTGACTATGGGATGGAAGAGTTGGAGAATTTAGCTAGAGCACTTGACTTAAATCCGGTTGCGTCACTCACCCAAAAGCTTCAAACACCAAATCAAGCAACTTATCTTGGGAGCGGCAAAGTGACAGAACTGTCTCGATTAATTGATTCATTTGACGTTCATTTAGTAATTTTCAACGATGAGCTTACCCCGTCACAAATCCGAAATTTGGAAAAAGAACTTGAAGTGACGGTTTATGATCGAACCATGCTCATTTTAGATATTTTTGGAGAGCGCGCAAAGACAAACGAAGCGCAGCTCCAAGTTGAAATTGCGAGGCTGAAGTACTTATTACCACGTCTTGTTGGCATGCGGGCTTCGCTAAGTAGGCAAGGCGGCAGTGGGTCTGGTCTTGCGAACCGAGGTGCAGGGGAAACAAAGCTTGAACTGGACCGCAGAAAAATTGAAAGTAGAATCAGTGCATTAGAAAGAGAGCTTGAAGTCGTTGTTGAGCGCCGTCAAACGCAAAGGCAAAAAAGGAAAACAGAAGGTATCCCGGTTGTAGCGTTAGTTGGCTATACGAATGCAGGGAAGTCCTCGTTACTTAACGCTTTTGTAACTGAAAAGCAGGAGAAAAAAGTATTTGAAAAAGACATGTTGTTTGCGACGCTAGATACGTCGGTTAGGCGTGTCGAAATGCAAAAGAACTTGCCTTTTCTTCTTGCGGATACAGTCGGTTTTGTCTCAAAATTGCCGACTCATTTAGTAAAAGCTTTTCGTTCAACGTTAGAAGAGGCTCGCGAAGCAGATTTACTGCTTCATGTTGTTGATTACTCTAGTAGTCATTATAAAGAAATGATGCGTACAACAGAAAACACGTTGAAGGAACTGGAGATAGATCAACCTCTTTTGTCGGTCTATAACAAAATGGATCGGGTAGAGACAAGGGAATGGTCAACAGAAAAAGACGAGATCTTTCTTTCGGCTAAAACAGGACAAGGGATGGATCGTCTCGTTGAAAGCATACAGGCTAAAGTGTTCACTCATTACATTAAAAAAGCGTTGCATATCCCCTATGAAGATAGCAAAGCGTTTGCTTATGTAAATGAACATACGCATATTCTAGAGCAGCTAGAAGATGACACAGGCTGGTATGTGGAAACGATGATGCATGAAAAGCATGCTTCTGTAGTAACGGAGTATGAAAAACGTGACTGA
- a CDS encoding alpha/beta fold hydrolase, translating to MRFEHQLIDANGHTFHVVCAGPKEGELILMLHGFPEFWYGFRHQLTALATQGYYVVVPDQRGYNESDKPQEVEAYSLDTLRDDCVALIDAYKRKQAIVIGHDWGGAVGWHLASTKPERIKTFIPINIPHPADIPKGILKNPTQLVRSSYMAFFQFPFLPEKLLQTKKFKYMAKGLQMTGREGAFVEEDLEHYRNAWLKPGALTAMLNWYRAIRLDFRNGPKPFDQMIHVPTTILWGWNDPFLSKTLAKESLKRCSNGELIFIDDATHWVHHEYPEIVNQLILRSLKKKKNELPYPLK from the coding sequence ATGAGGTTTGAACATCAACTAATTGACGCGAATGGGCATACCTTTCACGTGGTTTGTGCTGGTCCAAAAGAGGGTGAACTCATTCTTATGTTGCACGGTTTTCCTGAGTTTTGGTACGGATTTCGGCATCAATTAACCGCGTTAGCTACCCAAGGCTATTACGTCGTAGTGCCTGATCAGCGTGGGTATAATGAAAGTGACAAACCACAAGAAGTAGAGGCTTATAGTCTTGACACATTAAGGGACGATTGTGTTGCGCTTATTGACGCGTATAAGCGAAAACAAGCCATTGTCATCGGACATGATTGGGGAGGAGCGGTAGGGTGGCATTTAGCCTCAACAAAACCAGAAAGAATTAAAACGTTTATTCCAATTAATATTCCTCATCCAGCAGATATCCCCAAAGGAATACTGAAAAATCCAACACAGCTAGTTCGTAGCTCCTATATGGCGTTTTTTCAATTTCCCTTTTTACCAGAAAAACTTTTACAAACAAAGAAATTTAAATATATGGCAAAAGGCTTACAAATGACAGGGCGCGAGGGTGCCTTTGTGGAAGAAGACTTAGAGCACTATCGGAATGCCTGGTTAAAGCCTGGTGCACTGACAGCGATGTTAAACTGGTACCGAGCTATTCGGCTGGATTTTCGGAATGGTCCTAAGCCGTTTGATCAGATGATACATGTACCAACAACGATTCTCTGGGGGTGGAACGACCCGTTTTTGTCAAAAACATTAGCAAAAGAAAGTCTGAAACGTTGTTCAAATGGAGAACTTATTTTTATCGATGACGCAACACACTGGGTTCATCATGAATATCCTGAGATTGTAAACCAGTTAATTCTTAGAAGCTTAAAAAAGAAAAAGAATGAATTACCGTACCCACTTAAATAG